One stretch of Musicola paradisiaca NCPPB 2511 DNA includes these proteins:
- a CDS encoding LacI family DNA-binding transcriptional regulator, whose protein sequence is MKSEKISRNTAARAPTLEDVARVSGLSSMTVSRALNTPQRVRPDTVARVMEAVRATGYIPNMLAGGLASKRSKLIAVAVPQINNSMFADTIQAISDELSARGYHMLLCVAGYTHESETEIVAAILSRRPDGVVLTGIHHSPELKKTLLNANIPVVEIWDLTPTPLDMLVGFSHEKIGDAIGQFLLTKGLSRIGMIWTEDRRAAQRKQGMLDRLRQQGQPRIDEVVIPLPATLSLGRQSAQKLFSLKREFDVLVCSSDTLAQGAIMEAEYHGLRVPDDLAVIGFGDLDFAADNKPAITTVRVDRWQIGKEAATLLADKLAGENIDTPIRDIGFSLVERESA, encoded by the coding sequence TTGAAAAGCGAAAAAATCTCCCGCAATACTGCCGCGCGCGCCCCCACGCTGGAGGATGTCGCACGGGTTTCCGGACTCTCATCCATGACAGTGAGCCGAGCGCTGAACACCCCGCAGAGAGTGCGACCGGATACCGTTGCGCGCGTGATGGAGGCGGTTCGCGCCACCGGGTATATCCCCAATATGCTGGCGGGTGGGCTGGCGTCGAAGCGCAGTAAACTGATCGCGGTGGCCGTACCGCAGATCAACAACAGTATGTTCGCCGACACCATTCAGGCCATCAGTGATGAACTCTCTGCCCGCGGCTACCACATGTTGCTGTGCGTGGCGGGGTATACCCATGAATCTGAAACGGAAATCGTAGCCGCCATTCTGTCGCGCCGGCCAGACGGCGTTGTGCTGACCGGCATTCATCACTCGCCGGAATTGAAGAAAACCCTGCTTAACGCCAATATTCCCGTGGTTGAAATTTGGGATCTGACGCCGACGCCGCTGGATATGCTGGTCGGGTTCTCCCATGAAAAAATCGGCGACGCTATCGGCCAGTTTCTGCTGACAAAGGGGTTGTCGCGCATTGGCATGATATGGACGGAAGATCGACGGGCGGCGCAACGTAAACAAGGCATGCTGGATCGCCTGCGGCAGCAAGGGCAGCCCCGTATCGACGAAGTGGTCATTCCCCTGCCCGCTACGCTATCGCTGGGGCGACAGAGCGCTCAGAAGTTGTTCAGTCTGAAACGCGAGTTCGACGTACTGGTGTGCAGTTCCGACACGCTGGCACAAGGCGCCATCATGGAGGCGGAATACCACGGCCTACGTGTCCCGGATGATCTGGCGGTGATCGGTTTCGGCGATCTCGACTTTGCCGCCGACAACAAGCCTGCCATTACCACCGTCAGGGTAGATCGCTGGCAAATCGGCAAAGAGGCCGCCACGCTGCTGGCGGATAAACTGGCGGGAGAAAACATTGATACGCCAATACGGGATATCGGTTTTTCCCTGGTCGAACGGGAATCGGCATAA
- the ggt gene encoding gamma-glutamyltransferase, whose translation MAYKHWLLPLGLASALYGGMAQAVSIPAVEAKTGMVVSSQYLASQIGVDILKMGGNAIDAAVAVGYAQAVVNPCCGNIGGGGFMTIHLADGKDTFINFRETAPAAASANMYLDADGKVKKGASLYGYLAAGVPGTVLGLETAREKYGKLTRAQVLAPAIKLAREGFVLTRGDTDILDTTVKRFKEDAEAARIFLRPDGSALQPGDRLVQADLANTLQAISDKGADAFYQGKIPQAVEAASKQGGGILTAADFANYKITETTPVSCTYRGYKFISAPPPSSGGITLCETLNILEGYDLKSMGFNSAQAVHVMTEAMRHAYMDRNTFLGDPAFVNNPVDRLLSKEYAAEIRKKIDAVNATPSDQVKPGMEPHEKPETTHYSIVDEQGNAVSTTYTVNGRFGAVVIAPGTGFFLNDEMDDFTVKVGEKNLYGLVQGERNAIAPGKRPLSSMSPSLVTKDGKIFLVLGSPGGSRIISITLQTALNILDFGMVPQEAVDAPRIHHQWLPDEVYYEQRGLSADTLKLLKERGYKMVEQIPWGAAELIMVGLPGVEGVLPANSGNDAAVSGKVREGYLYGANDSRRPAGAAIGY comes from the coding sequence ATGGCGTATAAACACTGGCTGCTACCGCTTGGGCTGGCTTCAGCCTTGTACGGCGGTATGGCGCAGGCCGTTTCGATTCCGGCGGTTGAGGCGAAAACCGGGATGGTAGTGAGCTCGCAATATCTGGCTTCGCAAATCGGGGTCGATATTCTGAAGATGGGCGGCAATGCCATCGATGCCGCCGTTGCGGTTGGTTACGCGCAGGCGGTGGTCAACCCGTGCTGCGGCAATATCGGCGGCGGCGGTTTTATGACGATCCATCTGGCGGACGGCAAAGACACCTTCATCAACTTCCGCGAAACCGCGCCGGCGGCGGCCTCCGCCAATATGTACCTTGATGCGGACGGTAAAGTGAAAAAAGGCGCCAGCTTATATGGCTACCTGGCGGCCGGCGTGCCCGGCACCGTGCTGGGGCTGGAAACCGCCCGCGAAAAATACGGCAAGCTGACCCGCGCTCAGGTGCTGGCTCCCGCCATCAAACTGGCGCGTGAGGGTTTTGTATTAACCCGCGGCGATACCGATATTCTGGACACCACGGTTAAGCGTTTTAAAGAGGATGCGGAAGCCGCACGTATTTTCCTGCGCCCGGACGGCTCCGCGCTGCAACCTGGCGATCGACTGGTACAGGCTGATCTGGCCAATACCTTGCAGGCCATTTCAGATAAAGGGGCTGATGCTTTCTATCAGGGGAAAATTCCGCAGGCGGTTGAAGCTGCGTCAAAGCAAGGCGGCGGCATCCTGACCGCAGCCGATTTCGCCAACTATAAAATCACCGAAACTACGCCGGTGAGCTGTACCTACCGCGGTTACAAGTTCATTTCTGCGCCGCCCCCGAGTTCCGGCGGCATCACTCTGTGCGAAACGCTGAATATTCTGGAAGGCTACGACCTGAAAAGCATGGGCTTCAACTCCGCGCAGGCGGTGCATGTCATGACCGAAGCCATGCGTCATGCCTATATGGATCGCAACACGTTCCTCGGCGACCCGGCGTTTGTGAACAACCCGGTCGACCGTCTGCTGAGCAAAGAGTACGCGGCGGAAATCCGCAAAAAAATCGATGCGGTAAACGCCACGCCGTCCGATCAGGTCAAACCGGGCATGGAGCCGCATGAAAAACCGGAAACCACCCACTACTCGATCGTTGATGAACAGGGTAACGCCGTCTCCACCACCTACACCGTTAACGGCCGCTTCGGCGCGGTGGTGATCGCCCCCGGCACCGGCTTCTTCCTGAATGACGAAATGGATGACTTCACCGTCAAGGTCGGCGAGAAAAACCTGTACGGACTGGTGCAGGGCGAACGCAACGCCATCGCGCCCGGCAAACGTCCGCTGTCGTCCATGAGCCCTTCGTTAGTCACCAAAGACGGCAAGATCTTCCTGGTGCTGGGCTCGCCGGGCGGCTCCCGCATCATCAGCATCACGCTGCAAACCGCATTGAACATCCTCGACTTCGGCATGGTGCCGCAGGAAGCGGTGGATGCGCCGCGTATCCATCACCAATGGCTGCCGGACGAGGTGTACTATGAGCAGCGCGGGCTGTCCGCCGATACGCTCAAACTGCTCAAAGAACGCGGTTACAAAATGGTGGAACAGATCCCCTGGGGCGCCGCCGAGCTGATTATGGTCGGTCTGCCCGGCGTTGAAGGCGTGCTGCCGGCCAACTCCGGCAACGACGCCGCCGTGTCCGGTAAAGTGCGCGAAGGCTACCTGTACGGCGCCAACGACTCACGCCGCCCGGCGGGCGCGGCCATCGGCTACTGA
- the fbpC gene encoding ferric ABC transporter ATP-binding protein, with translation MNNASTEKNFVELKGITKRFGDNTVLDNLNLAIPQGHMVTLLGPSGCGKTTVLRLVAGLEKPSDGRIFIDGEDVTDRAIQQRDICMVFQSYALFPHMSIGENIGYGLKMLGRPKGEIRDRVREALALVDLDGFEERYVDQISGGQQQRVALARALILKPKVLLFDEPLSNLDANLRRNMREKIRELQQQFNITSLYVTHDQSEAFAVSDTVLVMNKGKIMQIGAPQALYRHPASRFMANFMGDANVFPARLHRDSVEIFGYHVPRPDGFAPGRDTCTVGVRPEAITLNQEGQDSQRCTIRQVAYMGPQYEVTVDWHGQSLLLQVNATQLQPGAGDQLFLQIHPYGMFTLEDAA, from the coding sequence GTGAATAACGCATCCACAGAAAAAAACTTTGTTGAACTGAAAGGCATCACCAAACGGTTCGGCGACAATACCGTGCTGGACAACCTGAATCTGGCGATCCCGCAGGGCCACATGGTCACATTGCTCGGCCCCTCGGGGTGCGGCAAAACGACGGTATTGCGACTGGTGGCCGGGCTGGAGAAACCCAGCGACGGCCGCATCTTTATCGACGGCGAAGACGTGACCGATCGCGCCATCCAGCAGCGCGATATCTGCATGGTGTTTCAGTCCTACGCCCTGTTCCCGCATATGTCGATCGGCGAGAACATCGGTTACGGGCTGAAAATGCTGGGGCGCCCGAAGGGGGAAATCCGCGACCGGGTGCGCGAAGCACTGGCGCTGGTGGATTTGGACGGGTTCGAAGAACGCTATGTCGATCAAATCTCCGGCGGCCAGCAGCAGCGCGTGGCGCTGGCGCGAGCGCTGATCCTCAAGCCCAAGGTGTTGCTGTTCGACGAGCCGCTCAGCAATCTGGACGCCAACCTGCGTCGCAATATGCGGGAAAAAATCCGTGAGTTGCAGCAGCAGTTCAATATCACCTCGCTGTACGTGACCCACGACCAGAGCGAAGCCTTCGCGGTATCCGATACCGTGCTGGTGATGAACAAAGGGAAAATCATGCAGATCGGCGCGCCGCAGGCGCTGTACCGCCACCCGGCGTCGCGTTTCATGGCCAACTTCATGGGGGACGCCAACGTCTTTCCGGCGCGTCTGCACCGCGATAGCGTGGAGATCTTCGGTTATCACGTACCGCGCCCGGACGGGTTCGCGCCAGGTCGGGACACCTGCACCGTAGGGGTTCGCCCGGAAGCCATCACTCTGAATCAGGAAGGACAGGACAGCCAGCGTTGCACCATCCGACAGGTTGCCTACATGGGGCCGCAGTATGAGGTCACGGTGGACTGGCATGGGCAGTCGCTGCTGTTGCAGGTCAACGCCACCCAGTTGCAGCCCGGCGCGGGCGACCAGCTGTTCCTGCAGATTCATCCCTACGGCATGTTTACGCTGGAAGATGCCGCCTGA
- a CDS encoding ABC transporter substrate-binding protein, translating into MKPTLLSALVVAGLAAAAFTGSAHAKGRLVVYCSATNEFCEEETKAFGEKYDVQTSFIRNGSGSTLAKIEAEKKNPQADVWYGGTLDPQSQAGEMDLLQPYASPNLAQIMPQFRDPAKRKGNYSSAVYIGILGVGVNVNRLKEKNLPEPTCWKDLTNPIYKGEIQIADPQSSGTAYTALATFSQLWGEDQAFDYLKKLNANISQYTKSGIAPARNAARGETAIGIGFLHDYAQEREAGAPLKLISPCEGSGYEIGGVSILKNARNLDNAKLFIDWALSKEAQELSWKKGKSYQILTNTTAEASPNSLKLSELKLINYDMDKYGSEEVRKALITKWVSEVKMGK; encoded by the coding sequence ATGAAACCTACCCTGCTCTCCGCATTGGTCGTCGCCGGGCTGGCCGCCGCCGCATTCACCGGCAGCGCGCACGCGAAAGGCCGTCTGGTGGTTTACTGCAGCGCCACCAACGAATTCTGCGAGGAAGAAACCAAAGCCTTCGGCGAGAAATACGACGTCCAGACTTCGTTTATCCGTAACGGCTCCGGCAGTACGCTGGCGAAAATCGAAGCGGAGAAGAAAAACCCGCAGGCCGATGTCTGGTACGGCGGCACGCTGGATCCGCAATCACAGGCGGGAGAGATGGATCTGCTGCAACCCTATGCATCGCCGAATCTGGCGCAGATCATGCCGCAGTTCCGCGACCCGGCTAAACGCAAGGGCAACTACTCCTCCGCCGTGTACATCGGTATTCTCGGCGTCGGCGTCAACGTCAACCGGCTGAAAGAGAAAAACCTGCCGGAGCCGACCTGCTGGAAAGATTTGACCAACCCCATCTACAAAGGCGAGATCCAAATCGCCGATCCGCAAAGCTCCGGCACCGCCTACACCGCGCTGGCCACCTTCTCCCAACTGTGGGGGGAAGATCAGGCGTTTGACTACCTGAAGAAACTGAACGCCAACATCTCGCAATACACCAAATCCGGCATCGCGCCGGCCCGCAACGCCGCCCGCGGCGAAACCGCCATCGGCATCGGCTTCCTGCACGACTACGCCCAAGAGAGAGAAGCCGGCGCACCGCTGAAGCTGATCTCCCCGTGCGAAGGATCCGGCTATGAAATCGGCGGCGTCAGCATCCTGAAGAATGCCCGCAATCTGGACAACGCCAAACTGTTCATCGACTGGGCGCTGTCCAAAGAAGCGCAGGAACTGTCCTGGAAGAAAGGCAAATCCTACCAGATCCTGACCAACACCACGGCGGAGGCCTCGCCGAACTCGCTGAAACTCAGCGAGCTGAAGCTGATTAACTACGACATGGATAAATACGGATCCGAAGAGGTTCGCAAAGCGTTGATCACCAAGTGGGTGAGCGAAGTGAAGATGGGTAAATAA
- a CDS encoding MASE1 domain-containing sensor histidine kinase: protein MLFLTLFYSLCWLALWTISFYLTQNGQQATLLLPQGLRLACLTLLSRRYWPVILFSETAILVWLYSQQLQTNWVILASVWVSLAPAGLVLHYWRRYTLYWQRLLLLLAAVLANSVLQMLIPGIWLMTPLSQTLLSAVTGGVLLTPFIYLIYEYLKQQHLQNLLPHGNSMTPPLRASLLVWCSLFGAMAIGVQLSLSPDMERLLLIAIFLPNVVMAYAFGWQGGVLAAVLGSLLITIARQVAGAFSDLLSLELFLSTQALLGIGLGIAISRQQQLAQHLDRYRQQLEQELRVRRQLMERLVHTEESIRKDIARELHDDIGQNITAIQIQARLIDRAPSPPLAHSAAAQITELAQRIHHTTRQLLRQLRPPVLNEMSLEKALRHLADEFAFAERGIDFRLDYRLPQQPQDDTLVFTLYRLVQELLNNISKHADARRIRVRISHQQGMLTLEVRDNGIGIPDDRREGFGLRGMEERVQALGGEWMLLRRNGTRVIVKLPTELT from the coding sequence ATGCTGTTTCTCACCCTGTTTTACAGCCTGTGCTGGCTGGCGCTGTGGACCATCAGTTTTTACCTGACCCAGAACGGCCAGCAGGCCACGCTACTACTGCCACAGGGGCTGCGGTTGGCTTGTCTGACGCTGCTTTCGCGCCGTTATTGGCCGGTGATTCTGTTCTCGGAAACCGCCATTCTGGTCTGGCTATATAGCCAACAATTGCAAACCAACTGGGTCATCCTCGCCTCGGTATGGGTCAGTCTGGCGCCGGCCGGGCTGGTGTTGCACTATTGGCGGCGTTACACCCTGTACTGGCAGCGGTTATTGCTGTTGCTGGCCGCCGTTCTGGCTAACAGCGTATTGCAAATGCTGATCCCCGGTATCTGGCTAATGACGCCGCTTAGCCAGACGCTGTTGTCCGCTGTAACCGGCGGTGTGCTGCTGACGCCGTTCATCTACCTGATTTACGAATACCTCAAGCAACAACACCTGCAAAACCTACTGCCGCACGGCAACAGCATGACGCCGCCGTTGCGCGCCTCGCTGCTGGTGTGGTGCTCGCTGTTCGGCGCCATGGCCATCGGCGTCCAGCTCTCGCTATCGCCGGATATGGAACGCCTGCTGCTCATCGCCATTTTCCTGCCCAATGTGGTGATGGCGTATGCCTTCGGCTGGCAGGGCGGCGTGCTGGCGGCAGTGCTCGGCAGCCTGTTGATCACCATCGCCCGTCAGGTGGCGGGCGCGTTTAGCGACCTGCTGTCGCTGGAACTGTTTCTCTCCACCCAGGCGCTGCTCGGCATCGGGTTAGGGATCGCCATCAGCCGCCAACAGCAACTGGCGCAGCACCTTGATCGCTACCGGCAACAGCTGGAACAGGAACTGCGCGTGCGCCGCCAGTTGATGGAACGGCTGGTGCATACCGAGGAATCGATCCGTAAAGATATCGCGCGTGAGTTGCACGACGATATCGGCCAGAACATCACCGCCATCCAGATTCAGGCCCGGCTGATCGACCGCGCGCCCTCGCCGCCGCTGGCCCACAGCGCCGCCGCGCAAATCACGGAACTGGCGCAACGCATCCACCACACCACCCGGCAGTTGCTACGCCAGCTGCGCCCCCCGGTGCTCAACGAAATGTCGCTGGAAAAGGCGCTGCGCCATCTGGCGGACGAATTCGCCTTCGCCGAACGCGGCATCGACTTTCGGCTGGATTACCGCCTGCCGCAACAGCCGCAGGACGATACCCTGGTCTTCACGCTCTATCGGCTGGTGCAGGAGTTGCTCAACAACATCAGCAAACATGCCGATGCCCGCAGGATTCGGGTACGCATCAGCCACCAGCAGGGGATGCTGACGCTGGAGGTGCGCGACAACGGCATCGGCATCCCGGACGATCGCCGCGAAGGTTTTGGCCTGCGCGGGATGGAAGAGCGGGTGCAGGCGCTGGGCGGTGAATGGATGTTGCTACGCCGTAACGGCACCCGCGTAATTGTTAAGTTGCCCACAGAATTGACATAG
- a CDS encoding response regulator transcription factor has product MINVALIDDHIVVRSGFAQLLSLEGDIQVVGQYASAADAGVSLLKLNVDVAVMDIAMPDESGLSLLARLRQKRPTFRAIILSIYDTAAFVQSALDAGACGYLTKRCGPEELVQAVRAVHAGGSYLCADAMRALRHSRQRPKALEALTPREREIFDLLVNGLSVKTIAEQLDLSHKTVHVHRANVLDKLHCATTVELVHFALQHQLLVKG; this is encoded by the coding sequence ATGATTAACGTAGCCTTGATAGACGACCACATCGTAGTGCGTTCCGGATTCGCGCAACTGCTCTCGCTGGAGGGCGATATTCAGGTAGTCGGCCAGTACGCCAGCGCCGCCGATGCCGGTGTCTCGCTGCTGAAACTGAATGTGGATGTCGCCGTTATGGATATCGCCATGCCGGATGAAAGCGGCCTCAGCTTGCTGGCCCGGCTACGCCAGAAACGGCCGACGTTCCGCGCCATCATTCTGAGTATTTACGATACCGCCGCCTTCGTGCAGAGCGCGCTGGACGCCGGCGCCTGCGGCTATCTCACCAAACGCTGCGGGCCAGAAGAGCTGGTGCAGGCGGTGCGCGCCGTCCATGCCGGCGGCAGCTACCTGTGCGCCGATGCGATGCGGGCGCTGCGCCACAGCCGGCAACGGCCGAAAGCGCTGGAAGCGTTGACGCCTCGGGAGCGGGAAATTTTCGATCTGCTGGTCAATGGGTTAAGCGTCAAGACCATCGCCGAACAGTTGGATTTGAGCCACAAAACCGTGCATGTCCACCGCGCCAACGTGCTGGATAAACTGCACTGCGCCACCACCGTCGAGCTGGTGCATTTCGCGTTGCAGCACCAGCTGCTGGTCAAAGGATAA
- a CDS encoding glycosyltransferase, translating to MKIFLATLGSAGDVYPFIAIGESLIQAGHDVYLCTNPYFEKTARDRKLHFIPVGSVDSYYQAVNSQRLWHHKSSYKEMCYFINTQQKMMYDALAPHVDNTSVILTSLWAFSAKMLGETKGCCIIPVRVTPSTFISSYDPPYHKKLAWIRHLPLGLRRFLLHMAEKHLLDRELAPFLNEFRNGLGLPHIERVITRWTHKTDAELLCLFPQWFASPLPDWPANLHQVGFPLFNLLNQQEQDETGAFIAQAKTVILMPSWALQVNTTLIVALAKKIRRLGYQCLVVGAPNPQFGDDSGIRFEKHINLAQYLHQFKAIIHHGGIGTIAQSFAAGIPQMVLPSAFDQFDNARRVTAMKCGLSLTEAEAGHMDRRLKRLLNDPDIAENCQRIRARFLAEPAVDTRIVNIIQTAHARHLSHTA from the coding sequence ATGAAAATATTTTTGGCAACACTGGGATCCGCAGGAGATGTTTATCCATTTATTGCTATTGGCGAATCATTGATACAGGCTGGACACGATGTCTATCTCTGTACCAATCCCTATTTCGAAAAAACCGCGCGAGACAGAAAACTGCATTTTATTCCCGTCGGTTCAGTAGACAGTTATTATCAGGCCGTGAATTCTCAACGGCTATGGCACCATAAATCGTCTTATAAAGAGATGTGTTATTTCATCAATACCCAGCAGAAAATGATGTATGACGCATTGGCGCCTCACGTCGATAATACGTCGGTCATTCTCACGTCCCTGTGGGCGTTTTCCGCCAAAATGCTGGGAGAAACCAAAGGCTGCTGCATTATTCCCGTCCGCGTCACGCCTTCTACGTTCATTTCCAGCTACGACCCGCCCTACCACAAAAAGCTGGCGTGGATTCGTCATTTGCCGCTCGGCCTGCGGCGCTTCCTGCTGCATATGGCGGAAAAACACCTGCTCGACCGTGAACTGGCGCCCTTTTTGAATGAATTCAGAAACGGGCTGGGGCTGCCGCATATCGAACGTGTGATCACCCGTTGGACACACAAAACCGACGCGGAATTACTCTGCCTGTTTCCACAATGGTTCGCGTCACCCTTGCCGGATTGGCCAGCCAACCTTCATCAGGTCGGATTCCCATTGTTCAACCTGCTCAATCAGCAAGAACAGGATGAAACCGGCGCATTTATCGCGCAGGCCAAAACCGTGATTCTGATGCCCAGTTGGGCGTTGCAGGTCAACACTACGTTGATCGTGGCGCTGGCGAAAAAGATCCGCCGGTTGGGCTACCAATGTCTGGTGGTCGGCGCGCCCAATCCGCAATTCGGCGACGACAGCGGCATTCGGTTTGAAAAACACATTAATCTGGCCCAATACCTCCATCAATTCAAAGCCATCATCCATCACGGCGGCATCGGCACCATCGCTCAGTCGTTCGCGGCGGGTATTCCACAGATGGTGTTGCCCAGCGCGTTCGATCAATTCGACAACGCCCGCCGCGTCACCGCGATGAAATGCGGGCTATCGCTGACGGAAGCGGAAGCCGGGCACATGGATCGTCGATTAAAGCGCCTGCTGAACGACCCGGATATTGCTGAAAACTGCCAGCGCATCCGCGCACGTTTTCTGGCGGAACCCGCCGTCGACACGCGCATCGTCAACATTATACAAACCGCGCACGCCCGGCATCTCAGCCACACGGCCTGA
- the uhpC gene encoding MFS transporter family glucose-6-phosphate receptor UhpC: MSLTSTAPESIHQRYRHWRVQLLISMVIGYAAFYLTRRSVTFAMPVMQQALALDKADIGLLGTLFYLSYGGSKFLSGMLHDRLGERWFMGVGLLLTGVLNVLFTFCTSLPALLLVWTLNGFFQGWGWPPCARLLTHWYSRNERGFWWGCWNTSINLGGAAVPLLSGGLATALGWQYALLIPGIVAILLGLWLCRRLCGTPQEEGLPSVGQWRRDPLELRQEQQSPPMSLRSLLRVTLWQNYSIWLLGVSYVLVYLIRIALNDWGNLWLAESHGVHLLSANATVSLFELGGLFGALFAGWGSDLLFRGQRAPMILLFSLGLFLCVTALWLVPVHHYALLALSFFSIGFFIFGPQMLIGLAATEYAHKDAAGTVTGFLGLFAYLGAALAGWPLAWWMQIYGWSGFFALLTLASACVGLLLMPLMMSGMQKRGPARSGPA, encoded by the coding sequence ATGAGCCTGACCTCTACGGCGCCGGAATCCATCCATCAGCGTTACCGCCACTGGCGCGTACAGTTGCTGATATCCATGGTGATCGGCTACGCCGCGTTTTATCTCACCCGCCGCAGCGTAACGTTTGCGATGCCGGTGATGCAGCAGGCGCTGGCGCTCGACAAAGCGGATATCGGCCTGCTGGGTACCTTGTTCTACCTGAGTTACGGCGGCTCCAAGTTTCTCTCCGGCATGCTGCACGACCGGCTGGGTGAGCGCTGGTTTATGGGGGTCGGCCTGTTGCTGACTGGGGTGCTGAATGTGCTGTTCACTTTCTGCACCTCTCTGCCCGCGCTACTGCTGGTCTGGACGTTGAACGGTTTTTTTCAGGGCTGGGGATGGCCGCCCTGCGCCCGGCTGCTGACGCACTGGTACTCGCGCAACGAGCGCGGCTTCTGGTGGGGGTGCTGGAACACCTCCATCAACCTGGGCGGCGCGGCGGTACCGTTGCTGTCCGGCGGGCTGGCGACGGCGCTGGGTTGGCAGTATGCGCTGTTGATCCCCGGTATCGTCGCCATACTGCTGGGGTTATGGCTGTGCCGTCGGCTGTGCGGTACGCCGCAGGAAGAAGGGTTGCCCAGCGTTGGACAATGGCGGCGCGACCCGCTGGAACTGCGGCAGGAGCAACAAAGCCCGCCGATGAGCCTGCGAAGCTTGTTGCGCGTCACCCTATGGCAAAACTACAGCATCTGGCTGTTGGGCGTGTCGTATGTGTTGGTGTACCTGATTCGGATCGCGCTCAACGACTGGGGCAATCTGTGGCTGGCGGAAAGCCACGGCGTCCATCTGCTCAGCGCCAACGCCACCGTTTCGCTGTTTGAGCTGGGCGGGCTGTTCGGCGCGTTGTTCGCCGGATGGGGATCGGATCTGCTGTTTCGCGGCCAGCGCGCACCGATGATTTTGCTGTTTTCGCTGGGGCTGTTTTTGTGCGTGACCGCATTGTGGCTGGTGCCGGTTCATCATTACGCACTGCTGGCGCTGAGTTTTTTCAGCATCGGCTTTTTCATTTTCGGCCCCCAGATGCTGATTGGTCTGGCGGCTACGGAGTACGCCCACAAGGACGCCGCGGGAACCGTGACCGGTTTTCTCGGCCTGTTTGCCTATCTGGGCGCAGCGCTGGCGGGATGGCCGCTGGCGTGGTGGATGCAGATTTACGGTTGGTCGGGCTTTTTCGCCCTGCTGACTTTGGCGTCGGCCTGTGTCGGGTTACTGCTGATGCCGCTCATGATGTCGGGTATGCAAAAACGGGGGCCAGCCAGGTCAGGCCCCGCCTGA